From the genome of Azospirillaceae bacterium, one region includes:
- a CDS encoding ABC transporter ATP-binding protein: MLEVRNLNAYYGKIHVLQGVDLDIREGEIVSLLGRNGVGRSTTCKAIMGLVPPVGEIRYRGQSIAGLKAHEIAHHGIGYVPEDRQIFPALTVRQNLDLGRKSGKNGGRWSMRDMFTLFPRLEERVDVPAGALSGGEQQMLTMCRTLMGDPDLIIIDEPTEGLAPKIVEQVGDFLAEITRRGLSVLLVEQKLTIALRISHRLYVMGHGRIVFEGSPADLAAADGVRKEWLEV, from the coding sequence ATGCTCGAGGTCCGCAACCTCAATGCCTATTACGGCAAGATCCATGTGCTGCAGGGCGTGGATCTGGACATCCGCGAGGGCGAGATCGTCAGCCTTCTCGGCCGCAACGGCGTCGGACGGTCCACCACCTGCAAGGCGATCATGGGCCTGGTCCCGCCCGTGGGCGAGATCCGCTATCGCGGCCAGTCCATTGCCGGACTGAAGGCCCACGAGATCGCCCATCATGGCATCGGCTACGTGCCCGAGGACCGCCAGATTTTCCCCGCCCTGACGGTGCGGCAGAACCTGGACCTGGGGCGCAAGTCGGGGAAGAACGGCGGGCGCTGGTCCATGCGCGACATGTTCACCCTGTTCCCCCGGCTGGAGGAGCGCGTCGACGTGCCCGCCGGGGCGCTGTCGGGCGGCGAGCAGCAGATGCTGACCATGTGCCGCACGCTGATGGGCGATCCGGACCTGATCATCATCGACGAGCCGACCGAGGGCTTGGCGCCCAAGATCGTGGAGCAGGTCGGCGACTTCCTGGCCGAGATCACCCGGCGGGGTCTTTCGGTCCTGCTGGTGGAGCAGAAGTTGACCATCGCGCTGCGGATTTCCCACCGGCTCTACGTCATGGGGCACGGGCGCATCGTCTTCGAGGGATCGCCCGCCGACCTCGCCGCCGCCGACGGCGTGCGCAAGGAGTGGCTGGAAGTCTAG